The Methanobacterium lacus genome includes a region encoding these proteins:
- a CDS encoding class II aldolase/adducin family protein has protein sequence MDHETVVKNMVETSHVLYNKGLVPGKSGNISVKFVKDGLNVVAVTPSGSSFKTLKETDIVLVDLEGNIVSNTNHVPTSELEMHLNIYKVRNDVGAVVHTHSPITTGFAFSDEKIRRFEGFGPIEEEFLKVVDYHPPGSSDLANTVSEGLLNQDVVVLKDHGMVAVGKNLDEATLLAEFVEDSAKIQFVKKMLMSN, from the coding sequence ATGGATCATGAAACAGTAGTTAAAAATATGGTTGAAACTTCCCATGTACTCTATAACAAGGGACTCGTTCCTGGTAAGTCAGGAAATATAAGTGTGAAGTTTGTGAAAGATGGTTTGAATGTTGTTGCTGTTACCCCCAGTGGATCTTCTTTTAAAACTTTGAAAGAAACAGACATAGTTCTGGTTGATCTCGAGGGAAATATTGTATCAAATACAAATCATGTTCCAACTTCAGAATTAGAGATGCACCTAAATATTTACAAAGTAAGGAATGATGTTGGTGCTGTTGTACATACCCATTCTCCAATAACAACGGGTTTTGCATTTTCTGATGAAAAAATTAGAAGATTTGAAGGTTTTGGCCCTATTGAGGAAGAATTTCTAAAAGTTGTGGACTACCATCCGCCTGGAAGTTCTGATCTGGCAAACACTGTTTCAGAAGGTTTGTTGAATCAGGATGTTGTTGTGTTAAAAGACCATGGAATGGTAGCAGTGGGTAAAAATTTAGATGAGGCAACTCTCCTTGCTGAATTTGTAGAAGATAGTGCCAAAATTCAATTTGTAAAAAAAATGTTAATGTCTAATTGA
- a CDS encoding DNA-directed DNA polymerase II small subunit translates to MKEDILLKFTNAELLIDDSAYEKIIQQENSVQVADSLIKDISSSNKDFFVLTESVVDNFLQQYLSNYQAPESKLKSDLETNYETQNETVKMPQSKLMDIPLDFHVLKDASKKSYTNGEIKDFTAYFNSRFQKLKAMLTKKPGLRESAPIKEAGNRDGVVNVVGMVNDIRNTKNNHKIMEIEDETGEMTVLIHNENHSLFEQAESIVKDEVIGVIGSKKGTLVIASELIHPSVPRIEEKTMDFSAVFISDIHIGSSTFQEEAFNNFVNWLNGDFGDETQQDIANDVRYLVVAGDVVDGIGIYPHQEEELTIKNIYEQYEEAARLLGQIDNVKMIIAPGNHDACRLAEPQPAIPENYAEDLYKLKNAEFVSNPSLVSLDGFKTLIYHGRSFDDLAMTINGLSHQTSDLIMKELIEKRHLAPIYGERTPLASEYEDHLVIEEIPDIFHTGHVHINAYKKHKGIHMINSGTFQSQTEFQKIYNIMPTCGEVPVLNRGALKVLKFT, encoded by the coding sequence ATGAAAGAAGATATACTTTTGAAATTTACAAATGCAGAACTTCTAATAGATGACTCTGCCTATGAAAAAATTATTCAACAAGAAAATTCGGTTCAGGTTGCAGATTCCCTGATAAAAGATATATCCAGTTCAAACAAAGACTTTTTTGTTTTAACTGAATCTGTGGTGGATAATTTTCTTCAACAATATTTGTCTAACTATCAGGCCCCTGAGTCAAAACTAAAATCTGATTTGGAAACCAATTATGAAACTCAAAATGAAACTGTGAAAATGCCGCAGAGCAAACTCATGGATATTCCCCTGGATTTTCATGTATTAAAAGATGCCAGTAAAAAATCATACACCAACGGAGAGATAAAGGACTTCACAGCCTATTTCAACAGCCGTTTCCAAAAGCTCAAAGCCATGCTAACAAAAAAGCCAGGATTAAGGGAAAGTGCTCCAATAAAAGAGGCAGGAAACCGTGATGGAGTTGTGAATGTGGTTGGTATGGTAAATGACATTAGAAACACCAAAAATAACCATAAAATTATGGAAATTGAGGATGAAACTGGAGAAATGACTGTACTCATACACAATGAAAATCATTCCCTCTTTGAACAGGCTGAATCCATTGTCAAAGACGAGGTTATAGGGGTTATTGGGAGTAAAAAGGGAACTTTGGTCATTGCGTCTGAATTAATCCATCCGAGTGTGCCTAGAATTGAAGAAAAAACAATGGATTTTTCAGCTGTATTCATATCAGATATTCATATTGGTAGTTCCACTTTCCAAGAAGAAGCTTTCAATAACTTTGTGAACTGGTTAAATGGTGACTTTGGAGATGAAACACAACAAGATATAGCAAATGATGTGCGCTACCTTGTTGTGGCAGGTGATGTTGTGGATGGAATAGGTATTTACCCACATCAGGAAGAAGAACTCACCATTAAAAATATATATGAACAGTATGAAGAAGCTGCAAGGTTATTGGGACAAATTGATAATGTTAAAATGATAATTGCTCCTGGAAACCACGATGCATGTCGTTTAGCAGAACCTCAACCTGCAATTCCAGAAAATTATGCTGAAGATCTCTACAAGCTCAAAAATGCAGAATTTGTAAGCAACCCTTCTTTGGTTAGTCTTGATGGATTTAAAACACTCATATACCATGGTAGAAGTTTTGATGACTTGGCAATGACCATAAACGGCCTTTCTCACCAGACTTCAGATTTGATCATGAAAGAGTTAATAGAAAAAAGACATTTAGCTCCAATATATGGGGAAAGAACTCCTCTAGCTTCTGAATATGAGGATCATCTGGTTATTGAGGAAATTCCAGACATTTTCCATACTGGACATGTTCATATTAATGCGTACAAGAAACATAAGGGCATACACATGATAAATTCTGGAACGTTCCAGTCTCAAACAGAGTTCCAGAAAATATACAACATCATGCCAACATGTGGAGAGGTTCCTGTTCTAAACAGGGGTGCTCTAAAGGTTCTTAAATTTACATAA
- the cobJ gene encoding precorrin-3B C(17)-methyltransferase, which yields MISVIGIGPSREDITIKAMNAIKAADVIITYKSYIKNIQDLTEGKEVILKGMGDEIKRAELAITKSKEGKRVALISSGDPGVFGMGNVIFQIIGKFSGVEVEVVPGVSAANFAAGKLGAPLHDFAVISFSDILTPLSEIKRKIKAASEADFVIAIYNPLSKTRTKPFEESVKILLETRNPDTPVGIVKSLETGVNITITTLKDLPDSDINMSTTIIVGNSMTYVEEGYMITPRGYKVSSSIHPLSREFYENYLEGELNNGPNRSCEYYPCHSHPQNCMFCYCPFYPCGEGSTGGKWIKDKGVWSCEDCEWIHSDDTVECIQTKLPEILGEVDDLKNKKKELLKLRRECIFNTK from the coding sequence ATGATCAGTGTGATAGGAATAGGTCCTTCCCGTGAAGACATAACCATCAAGGCCATGAATGCAATAAAGGCTGCAGATGTGATAATAACTTACAAATCCTATATCAAAAATATTCAAGATTTAACTGAAGGTAAAGAAGTCATTCTAAAGGGTATGGGGGATGAAATTAAACGGGCAGAACTTGCAATTACTAAATCAAAGGAAGGAAAACGCGTAGCCCTCATCAGTTCTGGAGATCCTGGAGTTTTTGGAATGGGAAATGTTATTTTTCAAATCATTGGTAAATTCAGTGGTGTTGAAGTGGAAGTTGTACCTGGAGTTTCAGCTGCAAATTTTGCTGCTGGAAAATTAGGAGCACCCCTCCATGATTTTGCCGTGATAAGCTTCAGTGATATTTTAACACCTTTATCAGAAATTAAAAGAAAGATAAAGGCAGCTTCAGAGGCTGATTTTGTTATTGCTATCTACAATCCGCTGAGTAAAACACGAACCAAACCCTTTGAAGAATCTGTCAAGATTTTATTAGAAACTCGGAATCCTGATACACCTGTTGGGATTGTGAAATCTCTGGAAACTGGTGTCAACATAACCATAACAACATTGAAGGATCTTCCAGATTCAGACATCAACATGTCAACAACCATAATTGTTGGTAATTCCATGACCTATGTTGAAGAAGGTTACATGATAACTCCTAGAGGATACAAAGTTTCAAGTTCAATACATCCACTTTCAAGGGAATTCTACGAAAATTACCTTGAAGGAGAATTGAATAACGGACCTAATCGATCCTGCGAATACTATCCTTGTCATTCCCATCCACAGAATTGTATGTTCTGTTACTGTCCATTTTATCCCTGTGGTGAGGGATCAACAGGTGGAAAATGGATAAAAGATAAGGGAGTTTGGAGCTGTGAAGATTGTGAATGGATACACAGTGATGATACAGTTGAATGCATACAGACCAAGTTACCGGAAATACTTGGGGAAGTAGATGACCTTAAAAATAAAAAGAAAGAGCTCCTCAAATTAAGAAGGGAATGTATTTTCAACACCAAATAA
- the dapF gene encoding diaminopimelate epimerase, with protein sequence MSERTLVTFSKMHGLGNDYVVIDESKKIIVPEDKKPEICEEICRRGFSVGADGVIFVTPASNEEADIRFRIFNSDGSEAEMCGNGIRCFAKYVYENEILQNKEMLVETLGGIKEIELDVMGGEVRSSSVDMGIPTFKSVEIPMKTEKEEFLDAELDVNGTTVNLTAVNVGNPHAVIFTENIEEIDLNVMGPSIENHPAFPEKTNVHFVSVINRNEIEMITWERGAGFTLACGTGATASVMAGYKLGKLDEEVEVHLPGGELLIIVYEMGEETTLFMEGEAVLVFDGVMELEI encoded by the coding sequence ATGAGTGAAAGAACTTTAGTCACATTTTCAAAGATGCATGGATTGGGAAATGATTACGTTGTCATAGATGAATCAAAAAAGATCATTGTACCCGAGGATAAAAAACCCGAAATTTGTGAAGAAATTTGCAGAAGAGGATTTTCAGTCGGTGCAGACGGAGTTATTTTCGTGACACCAGCCAGCAACGAAGAAGCAGATATCAGATTCAGAATATTTAATTCAGATGGTAGTGAAGCTGAAATGTGTGGAAACGGAATAAGGTGCTTTGCAAAGTACGTTTATGAGAATGAAATTCTTCAGAACAAGGAAATGCTGGTTGAAACATTGGGTGGAATAAAAGAAATTGAACTCGATGTAATGGGTGGAGAAGTTAGATCCTCCAGCGTTGACATGGGAATACCCACATTTAAATCTGTAGAAATTCCAATGAAAACTGAAAAAGAAGAATTTTTAGATGCTGAACTTGATGTTAACGGAACAACTGTGAACTTAACAGCTGTGAATGTTGGGAATCCCCATGCAGTCATATTCACAGAAAACATTGAAGAAATTGATTTGAATGTTATGGGTCCATCGATTGAAAATCATCCTGCATTTCCTGAAAAAACTAATGTACACTTTGTAAGTGTAATTAACAGAAATGAAATAGAAATGATCACATGGGAACGAGGTGCTGGTTTCACACTCGCATGCGGTACAGGTGCTACAGCATCTGTTATGGCAGGTTACAAGTTAGGAAAACTCGATGAAGAAGTTGAAGTACATCTTCCTGGAGGAGAACTACTAATAATTGTTTATGAAATGGGAGAAGAAACTACCCTATTTATGGAAGGAGAAGCTGTTTTAGTTTTTGATGGTGTAATGGAACTTGAAATTTAA
- the lysA gene encoding diaminopimelate decarboxylase: protein MDFDLKTNEKGNLKIGEADAVDLAERFGTPLYVIDENRIRDNYKRLYNAFKDYYPNFKMFYACKANTNLAVMKILENEGSGIDAVSPGEIYTSLLAGFEPERILYTGNNVTDEELKFAVESGVRLNLDSISQLKRLSKIPEAKGMEISFRVNPMVGAGHHDHCITGGPLSKFGIKEEEAVEVYKMAIELGFKPVGIHSHIGSGILDPEPFMLAVRTLMDTAGKVHKEAGVEFDFIDFGGGIGIPYTPEESKLDINDFAEKIVDLYKAKLEEYDLGTPTMCIEPGRYLVGDASVLLTKVNTIKQSYRKFAGVDAGFNTLLRPTMYGSYHHIVSASTPLAESTQTIDIAGDVCESGDLFARERPMPEIEEGDILAILNAGAYAFSMASQYNSRPKPAEVLVNNGETDVIRERETFADLFNKQNVPVRLLK, encoded by the coding sequence ATGGATTTTGATTTAAAAACAAATGAAAAAGGAAATCTAAAAATAGGTGAAGCCGATGCAGTGGATCTTGCAGAACGGTTTGGTACACCATTATATGTTATAGATGAAAACAGAATAAGAGATAATTATAAAAGATTATACAACGCCTTTAAAGATTATTATCCAAATTTTAAAATGTTTTATGCTTGTAAAGCCAATACGAACTTGGCTGTGATGAAGATACTAGAAAATGAGGGTAGTGGAATAGACGCAGTTTCACCTGGAGAAATATACACTTCATTACTGGCAGGATTTGAACCAGAAAGGATACTCTACACTGGAAACAACGTTACTGATGAAGAACTGAAATTTGCTGTTGAATCTGGAGTTAGACTTAATTTAGACTCCATATCACAGTTAAAAAGGCTTTCAAAAATTCCTGAAGCCAAGGGAATGGAAATTTCCTTCAGGGTGAATCCAATGGTTGGTGCAGGCCACCATGACCACTGTATAACAGGTGGACCCCTTAGTAAATTTGGTATTAAGGAAGAAGAAGCAGTTGAAGTATATAAAATGGCTATTGAACTTGGATTCAAACCAGTTGGAATACATTCACACATAGGATCAGGAATACTGGATCCAGAACCCTTTATGCTTGCAGTTAGAACTCTGATGGATACCGCAGGGAAAGTTCATAAAGAAGCAGGTGTTGAATTTGATTTCATAGATTTCGGAGGAGGAATTGGAATACCATACACCCCTGAAGAATCTAAGCTTGATATCAATGATTTTGCAGAGAAGATCGTCGATCTCTACAAGGCCAAGTTGGAGGAATACGATCTAGGAACTCCAACCATGTGCATAGAACCTGGAAGATATTTGGTTGGAGACGCATCAGTGCTTTTAACAAAGGTCAACACAATTAAGCAGAGCTATAGGAAATTTGCAGGAGTAGACGCAGGTTTTAACACCCTACTTAGACCTACCATGTATGGTTCATATCATCATATTGTATCAGCATCAACCCCCCTTGCAGAATCCACACAAACCATAGACATAGCTGGAGACGTCTGTGAATCAGGAGATTTATTTGCGCGTGAAAGGCCAATGCCTGAAATAGAAGAAGGTGACATACTCGCAATATTGAATGCAGGAGCATATGCATTTTCAATGGCATCACAGTACAACAGCAGGCCAAAACCTGCAGAGGTACTAGTAAACAATGGAGAAACAGATGTTATTAGAGAAAGGGAAACCTTTGCAGATCTTTTCAACAAACAAAATGTACCAGTGAGGCTTCTAAAATGA
- a CDS encoding acetylornithine transaminase, translated as MNTQEIIEMDSKYVMQTYGRHKIALVKGKDTTVWDADGNSYIDCVAGIAVNNVGHSNPKVGEAICNQVKKLIHTSNLYYTEEQVTLAKLLVDVSPHQKAFFCNSGAEANEGAIKLARKHSGKGEIITMINSFHGRTITTITATGQPKYQKGFEPLTPGFKYAPYGDIEAVKEMISPSTAAVLVEPVQGESGVIVPPEGYLKQLKEVCEDSNVLLIFDEVQTGFGRTGEMFASQTFGVTPDITSLAKAIAGGFPMGAVLANNDVAESFVPGDHAATFGGNPLGCAAAKASINFILEEKLLDKSKENGSYFVEKLLKLQNQHELINEVRGKGLMVGVEMKTDCGCMVDELFKEGIIVNCAAGNVLRFVPPLTITKEQIDTVTAALNNVLSRY; from the coding sequence ATGAATACTCAAGAAATTATTGAAATGGATTCAAAATACGTTATGCAAACCTACGGAAGACATAAAATAGCCCTAGTAAAGGGTAAAGATACTACTGTTTGGGATGCTGATGGTAATTCTTACATAGACTGTGTGGCTGGAATAGCAGTGAACAATGTTGGTCATTCTAACCCAAAGGTGGGTGAAGCAATATGCAATCAGGTGAAAAAACTTATTCACACATCTAATCTGTACTACACAGAAGAACAGGTAACATTAGCCAAATTGCTGGTTGATGTTTCACCACATCAAAAAGCATTCTTCTGTAACAGTGGTGCAGAAGCTAACGAAGGTGCAATAAAGTTAGCAAGAAAACACAGTGGAAAAGGCGAAATAATAACCATGATAAATTCGTTTCATGGAAGAACTATAACAACCATTACTGCAACAGGTCAACCAAAGTACCAAAAGGGATTCGAGCCTTTAACTCCCGGGTTTAAGTACGCTCCATATGGTGATATTGAAGCTGTGAAAGAGATGATCAGTCCAAGTACCGCCGCAGTGTTAGTTGAACCAGTACAGGGAGAAAGTGGTGTTATTGTACCTCCAGAAGGTTATTTAAAACAGTTGAAAGAAGTTTGTGAAGATTCTAATGTCCTTTTAATATTTGACGAAGTTCAAACAGGTTTTGGACGTACAGGGGAAATGTTTGCATCCCAAACATTTGGAGTGACACCCGACATCACAAGCCTTGCTAAAGCCATTGCAGGTGGTTTTCCAATGGGTGCAGTACTTGCTAACAATGATGTTGCAGAATCCTTCGTGCCTGGAGACCATGCCGCAACATTTGGTGGTAACCCTCTGGGATGCGCAGCAGCTAAAGCATCGATCAATTTTATTTTAGAAGAAAAATTGCTGGACAAATCAAAAGAAAACGGATCATACTTCGTTGAAAAACTATTAAAATTACAAAATCAACATGAACTAATAAATGAAGTACGGGGAAAAGGTTTGATGGTTGGTGTTGAAATGAAGACCGATTGTGGTTGTATGGTTGATGAGCTCTTTAAAGAAGGGATCATAGTAAACTGTGCAGCCGGCAACGTTTTAAGATTTGTACCTCCACTCACCATAACCAAGGAACAGATCGACACCGTTACAGCTGCATTAAACAATGTTCTCAGCAGATACTGA
- a CDS encoding peptidylprolyl isomerase, which yields MKKAIIETDKGNIELTLFDKEAPNTVANFEKLAKSGFYNGLTFHRVLPNFVIQGGCPKGNGTGGPGYTIKCEINEHKHGTGALSMAHAGKDTGGSQFFITHSPQPHLDGVHTVFGKVIKGMDVVNKIQANDVMNKVTVVDE from the coding sequence ATGAAAAAGGCAATTATTGAAACAGATAAAGGAAATATAGAACTCACCCTATTTGATAAAGAAGCCCCTAACACAGTTGCAAACTTTGAAAAATTGGCAAAGAGTGGTTTTTACAACGGTCTTACATTTCACAGGGTTCTACCTAACTTCGTAATTCAGGGAGGTTGTCCTAAGGGTAATGGGACTGGAGGTCCGGGTTACACCATAAAATGTGAAATCAACGAACATAAGCATGGAACTGGTGCTTTATCCATGGCACATGCAGGAAAAGACACTGGTGGAAGCCAGTTTTTCATAACACACAGCCCACAACCACATTTAGATGGTGTTCACACAGTATTTGGTAAGGTTATTAAGGGAATGGATGTCGTTAACAAGATACAGGCCAACGATGTCATGAATAAGGTTACAGTAGTAGATGAGTAA
- a CDS encoding protease inhibitor I42 family protein: MKKLAILFATFVCFAMISGSFAATNQHTEKKVISPVQYHKFVVIVPNNPTTGSQWRSIFDQTKVKLVSKTYVPDKANLQGYVVGYGGYNVYTFSGELGQKITLKHVDASGKVFEKRNYWIE; encoded by the coding sequence TTGAAGAAGTTAGCGATTTTATTTGCTACATTTGTTTGTTTTGCAATGATCTCAGGATCCTTTGCAGCAACAAACCAACATACAGAAAAAAAAGTAATAAGCCCGGTACAGTACCATAAATTCGTGGTAATTGTTCCAAACAATCCAACTACAGGATCCCAATGGAGATCAATATTCGATCAAACTAAAGTAAAACTGGTAAGCAAGACATACGTGCCAGATAAAGCAAACTTGCAAGGCTATGTTGTTGGTTATGGAGGATACAATGTGTACACATTTTCTGGTGAGCTTGGTCAGAAGATCACCCTAAAACATGTGGATGCTTCAGGTAAGGTATTCGAAAAGAGAAATTACTGGATTGAATAA